From the genome of Uranotaenia lowii strain MFRU-FL chromosome 1, ASM2978415v1, whole genome shotgun sequence, one region includes:
- the LOC129759947 gene encoding uncharacterized protein LOC129759947 has translation MPVSKSIKELKATPTLKYWTVKLKDIQSSFTDIWEFVETFQEGATLGQISVRLNAIDDLWERFGEVLTEIKSHEDFSGCDEIYDKERKELSDRYYYAKSFLMDRTKERQNPHDLDQSSRTDLGNHSNVDHVRLPQIKLQCFDGNIDEWLGFRDLYLSLIHWKQELPEVEKFHYLKGCLQGEPKALIDPLQITKSNYIVAWDMLLKRYNNSKQLKKRQVQSLFKLPSMVKESVAELQTLLEGFERIVNTLDQVLESAEYKDLLLVNFLVSLLDPVTRRSWEEDSSTKESDTLSELTEFLHRRVRVLEALPPKPSNSGATHSQVAVKPKGVSIRTYHNNVKSSFRCPACKDGHFLYQCQRFLKLAVDERDSLLKDQSLCRNCFKSGHMAKECNSKFWCRNCKGRHHTLVCFKGRSDGQLGTSRSSGSSSNQKHHQEATTVQTSNSATTCMMAGASEKVHSQVLLATAIVFIEDEMGSRFPARALLDSGSESNFISEGLSQQMKLSRKRVDVSILGIGQATTRVKHKIDAVIHSRVTRFSKEMSFLILPKVTVDLPTTSVTTDGWVLPSGIDLADPSFFQSRKVDLVLGIESFFEYFKTGKRMSIGDNLPTLTESVFGWVVSGGMVGESISTVSCNVSTGESLESLVSRFWACEEVGSEKLFTEEEQMCEDYFQRTVQRNSEGRYTVALPKHSETIANLGDSKEIAFRRLKATERRLDKNPELRGQYTAFMNEYLDLGHMQRVTSDTAVKRCFLPHHPVVKESSTTTKVRVVFDASCKTSTGISLNDGLLCGPVIQDELRSIILRCRTKQVMVVADIEKMFRQILIAEEDRIMQSILWRNSPTDEVGVYELSTVTYGTKPAPFLATRTLKQLALDEQNRYPLAAKVFLEDTYMDDVIAGAEDAEAAFQLRTQLENAAASGGFRLRKFASNSSRVLEGLTQENVALKDFSEDSSSDPSMKILGLTWLPKSDIFRYQFSIPEGSRIDTLTKRKVLAIIATLFDPLGLLGAAITTAKVFMQQLWLLQDDNNKRLDWDQPLPLTVGEFMGELPSARVTVSRAFQRTGVDYFGPVYLRTAPRRSAVKAYVAVFVCMVTKAVHLELVTDLSTEKFIQALRRFVGRRGKCTDLYSDNGTNFVGARNQLNELFSLLKSPKHREDLTRECSNVGISWHFNPPSAPHFGGLWEAAVRSAKQHILKVVGEHPVTVEDYTTLLVQVEACLNSRPLTSLSDNPEDLEPLTPGHFLIGESLQSLPDSVDENIPDNRLKQFQLMQKRLRLIWNRWRREYLAQLQARTKRWKPAVSIKENSLVIIKDDRVSPCRWKMGRIVELHPGDDGVVRVVTLRTDSGLKIRPVEKLCLLPCSYNED, from the exons ATGCCtgtttcaaaatccatcaaGGAGCTTAAGGCTACACCCACGCTTAAGTATTGGACAGTTAAACTCAAGGATATTCAATCGTCCTTTACCGATATCTGGGAATTTGTTGAGACCTTTCAAGAAGGTGCAACATTAGGTCAAATTTCTGTCAGATTAAATGCTATTGATGATTTGTGGGAGCGTTTTGGCGAAGTTTTAACTGAAATTAAGTCTCATGAAGATTTTTCCGGCTGTGATGAGATTTATGACAAAGAACGTAAAGAATTGAGTGATAGGTATTACTATGCCAAATCCTTCTTAATGGACAGGACGAAGGAACGTCAAAATCCTCATGATTTGGATCAGTCTTCTCGCACAGATTTAGGTAATCATTCAAATGTGGATCATGTTCGCCTCCCACAAATCAAGCTTCAATGCTTTGACGGTAATATCGATGAATGGCTAGGATTTCGTGATCTTTACCTTTCATTGATACATTGGAAACAGGAATTACCtgaggtggaaaaatttcattatttaaaaggTTGTCTCCAAGGGGAGCCAAAAGCTTTAATCGATCCTCTTCAGATCACAAAGTCGAATTATATTGTTGCTTGGGATATGCTTCTAAAACGCTATAATAATAGCAAACAACTTAAAAAGCGACAGGTGCAGTCACTATTCAAGTTGCCTTCAATGGTGAAGGAGTCGGTAGCAGAATTGCAAACACTTTTAGAAGGTTTTGAAAGAATTGTCAACACCCTCGACCAGGTCCTAGAGTCCGCTGAGTATAAGGATTTGTTATTGGTCAATTTTTTGGTATCGCTTTTAGACCCTGTTACACGTAGAAGTTGGGAAGAAGATTCTTCTACTAAAGAAAGTGATACTTTGTCGGAATTAACAGAATTTCTCCATCGTCGAGTGCGTGTTTTGGAGGCTCTTCCCCCAAAGCCTTCGAATAGTGGTGCAACGCATTCTCAAGTGGCAGTTAAACCGAAAGGTGTTAGCATCAGAACGTACCACAATAATGTGAAGTCGTCTTTCAGATGTCCTGCGTGTAAGGACGGGCATTTCCTTTACCAGTGTCAACGTTTTTTGAAGTTGGCTGTTGATGAACGGGATTCGCTGCTCAAGGATCAGTCCTTGTgcagaaattgttttaaatctgGACATATGGCTAAAGAATGTAACTCGAAATTTTGGTGTCGAAACTGCAAGGGTCGGCATCATACGTTGGTATGCTTCAAGGGAAGATCGGATGGTCAGTTAGGGACCTCACGATCGTCAGGGTCATCgtcaaatcaaaaacatcatCAAGAAGCTACTACTGTTCAAACATCCAACTCAGCAACTACTTGTATGATGGCGGGAGCGTCGGAAAAGGTTCATTCTCAGGTCCTTCTGGCTACAGCGATAGTTTTCATCGAAGATGAGATGGGATCACGTTTTCCAGCTCGGGCGCTTTTGGATTCTGGATCGGAAAGCAATTTCATCTCAGAGGGACTGAGTCAACAGATGAAACTCAGTCGGAAAAGGGTGGATGTATCAATTCTTGGTATCGGACAGGCGACGACAAGGGTGAAGCATAAGATTGACGCGGTGATACATTCACGGGTAACGAGATTCTCGAAGGAAATGAGTTTCTTGATTTTGCCGAAGGTAACGGTCGACCTACCTACAACGTCAGTAACTACAGATGGTTGGGTGCTTCCTAGTGGGATTGATCTGGCAGATCCATCATTTTTCCAATCCAGAAAGGTGGATTTGGTGCTTGGAATCGAATCCTTCTTCGAGTATTTCAAAACGGGAAAAAGGATGTCAATTGGAGACAACTTACCGACATTAACGGAATCGGTTTTCGGATGGGTAGTCTCCGGAGGTATGGTAGGAGAATCAATTTCAACGGTTAGCTGCAATGTTTCCACGGGAGAATCATTGGAGTCATTGGTTTCTCGTTTTTGGGCTTGTGAAGAAGTTGGATCGGAAAAATTGTTCACAGAAGAAGAGCAGATGTGTGAGGATTATTTCCAAAGGACGGTCCAAAGGAATTCGGAGGGAAGATATACAGTTGCTTTACCAAAACACTCAGAAACGATTGCGAATCTCGGAGATTCCAAGGAAATCGCTTTTCGTCGCTTAAAGGCTACCGAGCGCAGATTAGATAAAAATCCCGAATTACGAGGACAATACACTGCTTTCATGAACGAGTATTTGGATCTAGGACACATGCAGAGGGTAACTAGTGACACCGCAGTCAAACGGTGTTTCTTACCCCATCATCCAGTAGTGAAAGAAAGCAGTACTACTACCAAGGTTCGAGTGGTCTTCGATGCATCCTGCAAAACGTCCACTGGGATTTCTTTAAATGATGGATTGCTTTGCGGACCCGTAATTCAAGATGAATTACGTTCTATAATTCTGCGTTGTCGTACGAAACAGGTGATGGTCGTTGCTGACATCGAGAAGATGTTCCGTCAGATTCTAATTGCGGAGGAAGATCGAATCATGCAATCGATACTGTGGCGGAATTCACCGACGGATGAAGTTGGAGTGTACGAATTGAGCACGGTTACGTACGGTACTAAACCTGCTCCATTCTTGGCTACGAGGACACTTAAACAACTGGCTTTGGATGAGCAGAACCGGTATCCTCTTGCTGCCAAGGTTTTTCTTGAGGACACCTATATGGACGACGTGATTGCTGGTGCGGAAGATGCAGAAGCAGCATTCCAGCTGAGGACTCAGCTAGAAAATGCTGCAGCGTCAGGAGGATTTCGATTGAGAAAGTTTGCCTCTAATTCCTCAAGGGTTTTAGAAGGACTAACTCAAGAAAATGTAGCTTTGAAGGATTTCTCGGAGGACTCTTCTTCAGATCCATCGATGAAGATTCTCGGGCTAACTTGGTTGCCGAAATCAGATATCTTCCGATACCAGTTCAGTATTCCGGAGGGCTCAAGGATTGATACGTTAACAAAGCGAAAGGTTCTGGCAATTATCGCCACGCTCTTCGATCCGCTCGGCTTATTGGGAGCAGCGATCACTACTGCAAAGGTGTTTATGCAACAGCTTTGGTTGCTACAGGATGATAACAACAAACGTTTGGATTGGGATCAGCCGTTACCTCTAACGGTGGGTGAG TTTATGGGAGAACTACCATCAGCACGTGTGACGGTATCACGCGCTTTCCAAAGAACGGGGGTGGATTATTTTGGACCCGTATATCTACGTACAGCACCACGGCGAAGTGCTGTAAAAGCTTATGTGGCCGTGTTCGTTTGCATGGTTACGAAGGCTGTTCATTTGGAGCTGGTGACAGATTTGTCAACAGAGAAATTCATTCAAGCGTTACGTAGATTTGTCGGAAGGAGGGGTAAGTGTACAGATTTGTACTCAGACAATGGCACCAATTTTGTCGGAGCCAGGAATCAGTTGAATGAATTGTTCAGTCTTCTCAAAAGTCCGAAACACAGAGAAGATTTAACGCGAGAATGTAGTAATGTTGGTATTTCATGGCATTTCAACCCCCCTAGTGCCCCTCATTTTGGCGGATTATGGGAGGCAGCCGTTCGTTCGGCGAAACAACACATTTTGAAGGTTGTTGGGGAACACCCAGTAACCGTTGAAGATTACACCACATTACTGGTACAGGTCGAAGCCTGTTTAAATTCGAGACCTCTTACCTCGCTATCGGATAACCCAGAGGATTTAGAACCATTGACTCCAGGCCATTTTCTGATTGGTGAGTCGCTACAATCTCTTCCCGATTCTGTGGACGAGAATATTCCAGATAACCGGTTGAAGCAATTCCAGCTTATGCAGAAAAGGCTGCGCCTCATTTGGAATCGTTGGCGTCGCGAATATTTAGCCCAACTACAAGCCCGCACGAAGCGTTGGAAACCTGCAGTTTCAATCAAGGAAAATAGTCTGGTTATAATAAAGGATGACAGAGTTTCACCATGTCGCTGGAAAATGGGCCGAATAGTTGAACTTCATCCAGGGGATGATGGAGTTGTTCGTGTCGTAACATTGAGAACAGATTCGGGTTTGAAAATTCGCCCTGTAGAGAAACTTTGTCTATTACCATGTTCTTATAACGAAGATTAA